In a single window of the Mugil cephalus isolate CIBA_MC_2020 chromosome 6, CIBA_Mcephalus_1.1, whole genome shotgun sequence genome:
- the LOC125009543 gene encoding interferon-induced protein with tetratricopeptide repeats 2-like, with protein MLFTFAFLSFTRLSSVFSSLALIPFFLSFFLSFFLSFCDLVCHTVIFVILFSISAAQSCSKLEALQSHFTWNLDSSRSKLFRLRDVLQDIGTNEGNSWLGHIYNLQGFIHYQLGFIKEAKSFFSRATEAFHQMRNTVSDGPWLLVNYGNLAWMHHHLGEQAESERYLSKVHALMKEYPSPSVDELHPEIYAEKAWTLMTFCGDKKHLAVDYFQRAIRMQPDRVEWQTSRVLAFVSVCKHSGNELGADILEEMKKAKERDPENLYLAALYLEECADRGTNVKEEAHELAERILSRPVSSYNGFTPLLRLYRRFSMDKGIHFVEEALKRHPDERYFKRCAVFCYREKILSNRKFPLEPSMINRAINLCEKVISLYPNSSLKRQINLANLYAESKRQDEGNQIFKDLLKRDLEDKEKQMVYNGYAKFSYFSLKKEQESIKYHMMAAEIPQESSFRKDSIRNLEKIRDRNRNRREIEEFLAKLQR; from the coding sequence ATGCTATTTACTTTTGCTTTTCTCTCCTTTACCCGTCTTTCCTCAGTTTTCTCCTCATTGGCTTtaattcctttctttctttctttctttctttctttctttctttctttctgtgatcTTGTTTGCCACACtgtaatatttgtcattttattctctATCAGTGCTGCTCAGAGTTGCTCCAAGCTGGAGGCCCTTCAGAGCCACTTCACCTGGAATCTGGACTCCAGCAGGTCCAAACTATTTAGGCTCAGAGATGTACTACAGGACATTGGCACCAATGAAGGAAACAGCTGGCTGGGTCACATTTACAACCTGCAGGGATTCATCCACTATCAGCTGGGCTTCATCAAAGAGGCCAAGAGCTTCTTCAGCAGGGCCACTGAGGCCTTCCACCAGATGAGGAACACAGTCTCAGATGGTCCCTGGTTGCTGGTGAACTATGGGAACCTGGCTTGGATGCATCACCACCTGGGAGAACAAGCAGAGAGTGAGCGTTACCTGTCAAAGGTCCACGCCCTGATGAAGGAGTACCCATCTCCATCTGTCGACGAGCTGCATCCAGAGATCTACGCTGAAAAGGCCTGGACCCTGATGACGTTCTGTGGAGACAAAAAGCATCTGGCTGTAGATTACTTCCAGAGagccatcaggatgcagccagacaggGTGGAGTGGCAGACCAGCCGAGTGTTAGCATTCGTAAGTGTCTGTAAACACAGTGGCAACGAGCTGGGAGCTGACATCttggaagaaatgaaaaaagccaaagaacGTGATCCAGAGAACTTGTACCTTGCTGCTCTTTACCTTGAGGAATGTGCTGATAGAGGAACAAACGTTAAAGAAGAAGCACATGAGTTGGCCGAAAGGATTTTAAGTAGACCAGTTAGCAGCTACAACGGGTTCACACCATTACTGAGGCTGTACAGACGCTTTTCTATGGATAAAGGTATTCATTTTGTAGAGGAGGCTCTGAAGAGACATCCAGATGAGCGTTACTTCAAGAGATGTGCTGTATTCTGCTACAGAGAGAAGATTTTATCAAACAGGAAGTTTCCTCTGGAGCCCAGCATGATCAACAGAGCCATCAACCTCTGTGAGAAAGTCATTTCTCTCTATCCTAATTCTTCActaaaaaggcaaataaatcTTGCAAACTTATATGCAGAGTCAAAACGCCAAGATGAAGGGAACCAGATATTCAAAGATCTGCTAAAAAGGGAcctggaagacaaagagaaacagatggtTTACAACGGCTATGCAAAGTTTTCATATTTCAGCCTAAAGAAGGAACAAGAGTCGATAAAATACCACATGATGGCAGCAGAGATACCACAAGAATCCTCCTTCAGGAAGGACAGCATCAGGAACCTGGAGAAGATCAGAGACAGAAACCGTAACCGAAGAGAAATAGAGGAGTTTCTGGCCAAACTGCAGCGCTGA